Proteins encoded in a region of the Pyxidicoccus trucidator genome:
- a CDS encoding ABC transporter substrate-binding protein, with protein MRATRSLFLFVLAGLAVLGAGCKREPAPGSPDAPLRLGFFPNITHAQALVGNAEGAFGSQPGVGRLEVKQFNAGPAAMEALVAGSLDVSYVGSGPAINTFLKAGRELRIISGAVNGGAVLVVRTAKSAEELKGKKLATPQLGNTQDIALRYWLKQKGLATNLQGTGDVQIIPLSNPDILGQFLNGGIEGAWVPEPWGARMVAEGGGHILLDERELWPDRRFPTTVIVTTRKVLETQRPRVAALLRVHVQLTERWKNDPASFTTSVNAAFGRLTHKPMPGPIIQASFSRLEPSLDPVPSALATAAQHAKELGFTTDADINGLVDLSVLNEVRGAATK; from the coding sequence ATGCGTGCAACCCGCTCCCTGTTTCTATTCGTGCTCGCCGGATTGGCGGTGCTCGGTGCCGGCTGCAAGCGCGAGCCCGCGCCCGGCAGTCCGGATGCCCCGCTGCGGCTGGGCTTCTTCCCCAACATCACCCATGCCCAGGCGCTGGTGGGCAACGCCGAGGGCGCCTTCGGCTCGCAGCCCGGCGTGGGACGCCTGGAGGTGAAGCAGTTCAACGCCGGCCCCGCCGCCATGGAGGCGCTGGTGGCCGGCTCGCTGGACGTGTCCTATGTGGGCAGCGGTCCCGCCATCAACACGTTCCTCAAGGCCGGGCGGGAGCTGCGCATCATCTCCGGCGCGGTGAATGGCGGCGCGGTGCTGGTGGTGCGCACCGCGAAGTCCGCCGAGGAGCTGAAGGGGAAGAAGCTGGCCACCCCGCAGCTGGGCAACACGCAGGACATCGCCCTGCGCTACTGGCTGAAGCAGAAGGGGCTCGCCACCAACCTGCAGGGCACCGGCGACGTGCAAATCATCCCGCTGAGCAACCCGGACATCCTCGGCCAGTTCCTGAATGGCGGAATCGAGGGCGCCTGGGTGCCCGAGCCGTGGGGCGCGCGCATGGTGGCCGAGGGTGGCGGCCACATCCTCTTGGACGAGCGCGAGCTGTGGCCCGACCGCCGCTTCCCCACGACAGTCATCGTGACGACGCGCAAGGTGCTGGAGACGCAGCGCCCGCGCGTGGCCGCGCTGCTGCGCGTGCACGTGCAGCTCACCGAGCGGTGGAAGAATGACCCCGCCAGCTTCACCACCTCGGTCAACGCCGCCTTCGGCCGGCTCACCCACAAGCCCATGCCCGGACCCATCATCCAGGCGTCCTTCTCGCGGCTGGAGCCCAGCCTGGACCCGGTGCCCTCCGCGCTGGCCACCGCCGCGCAGCACGCGAAGGAGCTGGGCTTCACCACCGATGCGGACATCAACGGCCTGGTGGACCTGAGCGTCCTCAACGAGGTGCGCGGCGCGGCGACGAAGTGA
- a CDS encoding NYN domain-containing protein: MNGRTEEHRIALFIDFENLVTNTGISSASFDLQPSLDRLLEKGKVVYRRAYCDWSRFAEAKIRLHEFGVELLDVPPSTRAGKNGADMRLVIDALELCYARESIDTFVIGSGDSDFCPLAYKLRENGRTVIGLAVKESTSPLFVKACDEFIYLRPRASRSDKDKGDKGRQSVVAEEAGHGKRGRHGRDRGGKAEAAAAPSAKGQQARTEVPDIAREVVQSMLARATGAVNPSLIKEAIVRKEPDFDEREHGFSTFARLLAALEQEGLLRRIQQGRQWYVVAADSDLAAAPTGGRGEGKGKKSHAHAHVEEDEELESYPDPDEDEGV, translated from the coding sequence GTGAACGGTCGCACCGAAGAGCACCGCATCGCCTTGTTCATCGACTTCGAGAACCTGGTCACCAACACCGGAATCAGCTCCGCGAGCTTCGACCTGCAGCCGTCGCTCGACCGCCTGCTGGAGAAGGGCAAGGTCGTCTACCGCCGCGCGTACTGCGACTGGTCCCGCTTCGCCGAGGCCAAGATTCGCCTGCACGAGTTCGGCGTGGAGCTGCTGGACGTGCCGCCCTCCACGCGCGCGGGGAAGAACGGCGCGGACATGCGCCTGGTCATCGACGCGCTGGAGCTGTGCTACGCGAGAGAGAGCATCGACACCTTCGTCATCGGCTCGGGCGACAGCGACTTCTGTCCGCTGGCCTACAAGCTGCGCGAGAATGGCCGCACCGTGATTGGCCTCGCGGTGAAGGAGTCCACGTCCCCCCTCTTCGTGAAGGCGTGTGACGAGTTCATCTACCTGCGCCCGCGCGCGTCGCGCTCGGACAAGGACAAGGGTGACAAGGGCCGGCAGAGCGTGGTCGCCGAGGAGGCCGGGCACGGCAAGCGTGGCCGCCATGGACGCGACCGCGGCGGCAAGGCCGAGGCCGCGGCGGCGCCCAGCGCCAAGGGCCAGCAGGCGCGGACGGAGGTGCCGGACATCGCCCGCGAGGTGGTGCAGAGCATGCTCGCCCGTGCGACGGGCGCGGTGAATCCGTCGCTCATCAAGGAAGCCATCGTCCGCAAGGAGCCGGACTTCGACGAGCGCGAGCACGGCTTCTCCACCTTCGCCCGGCTGCTGGCCGCGCTGGAGCAGGAAGGGCTGCTGCGCCGAATCCAGCAGGGCCGCCAGTGGTACGTGGTGGCCGCGGACTCGGACCTGGCCGCGGCCCCCACGGGTGGCCGCGGCGAGGGCAAGGGCAAGAAGAGCCACGCCCACGCCCACGTCGAGGAGGACGAGGAGCTGGAGTCCTACCCGGACCCCGACGAAGACGAGGGCGTCTGA
- a CDS encoding YkgJ family cysteine cluster protein, with protein MPLSTLCLRCGMCCDGTLFTHVSLQPAEVTSLQQRGLPLTSRADGSPALAQHCVALDGRTCTVYSDRPASCRRYHCQLYGALAEKEVSLDEALSVVDEAQALVAAVGAELPPVSAEEPRSVMQRARRADQPEHGGPLPPKTQAARERAEAFLDKHFRGRFGRREG; from the coding sequence TTGCCCCTCTCCACCCTCTGTCTGCGCTGCGGCATGTGCTGTGACGGCACCCTCTTCACCCATGTCTCGCTCCAGCCAGCCGAAGTCACGTCGCTCCAGCAGCGCGGGCTCCCGCTGACCTCGCGCGCGGATGGCTCGCCGGCCCTCGCGCAGCACTGCGTGGCCCTGGATGGGCGCACCTGCACCGTCTACTCAGACCGCCCGGCGAGCTGCCGTCGCTACCACTGCCAGCTCTACGGGGCGCTCGCGGAGAAGGAGGTCTCCCTCGACGAGGCGCTCTCCGTGGTGGACGAGGCCCAGGCGCTGGTGGCCGCCGTGGGAGCGGAGCTGCCACCTGTCTCCGCCGAGGAGCCCCGCTCGGTGATGCAGCGCGCCCGCCGCGCGGATCAGCCGGAGCACGGTGGGCCCCTGCCCCCCAAGACCCAGGCCGCCCGCGAGCGCGCCGAGGCGTTCCTCGACAAGCACTTCCGGGGGCGCTTCGGCCGACGCGAGGGATGA
- a CDS encoding PilZ domain-containing protein, translating into MSTSFNNGAVMQADTLDGMSGRESNLGYRMGTELTAVASFGNRHAPGRLVRLSLEHLTLHLDGQTTLEPGQAASVVLGHGERWATALDAEVMDVRGAPEVSLRFVAPPLDAGRRIVSVLEALRDNGLLLPPETRPVWRENIDHADRVARICAALAARRARGVARLPDGSKVEVTADFFDALEGQMGWRFDGVPPPAPFVLEMYGYSSVVHLDVREARNVSGVVVMPAPKELVRYRHRWLRRAPPSSPCTLSFDHPLWPQVHVKRPVLDLSYEGLAFMTEPGEDLLYPGLRQPVLEVAMDGLAPVRLRAEVRNISSTATGRRCGMSVRPLDAQGAKAWRALVEAQMHPTTKVEGEWGDATWKLFERSGYFRLPGKSPEDFEDVRPTYDATQARLEGRTSLGYRVVRPAGEMLEASLSVAKPYEGSWMTHQLARQQVPGSRLTARDALRDIYLRGYEPTQVDPDVKWFFAFCEANVRWVRFTKFDFATWYEHTGQTCLVPFRLMEAEVERPWEVPVGIDVGTPTAEERERFFAQVSSTRPVAYREALDLVPERFDLLAAKAQWGEAGLGRERTLLVARHGGQPVAFAVVESAQQGLNLFNVLDGVRLVSLVDDSLPEAQDALVALLSHAADWYRARGRKVFVHYVESDNVMYVERAALADLGEGKLWVISASLLPEFLEHLHESTTPRGA; encoded by the coding sequence TTGTCGACGTCCTTCAACAACGGAGCTGTCATGCAGGCGGACACGCTGGACGGGATGAGCGGCCGGGAGTCGAATCTTGGCTACCGGATGGGGACGGAGCTGACGGCGGTGGCGTCGTTCGGAAACCGTCACGCCCCGGGCCGACTCGTGCGGCTCTCGTTGGAGCACCTGACGCTGCACCTGGACGGGCAGACGACGCTGGAGCCGGGGCAGGCCGCGTCCGTGGTGCTGGGCCATGGTGAGCGCTGGGCCACCGCGCTGGACGCGGAGGTGATGGACGTGCGCGGCGCGCCGGAGGTGAGCCTGCGCTTCGTGGCGCCGCCGCTGGACGCGGGCCGCCGCATCGTCTCCGTGCTGGAGGCGCTGCGCGACAACGGCCTGCTGCTGCCGCCCGAGACGCGGCCGGTGTGGCGGGAGAACATCGACCACGCGGACCGCGTGGCGCGCATCTGCGCGGCGCTGGCGGCGCGGCGGGCGCGTGGCGTGGCGCGGCTTCCGGACGGCAGCAAGGTGGAGGTGACGGCGGACTTCTTCGACGCGCTCGAGGGGCAGATGGGCTGGCGCTTCGACGGCGTGCCGCCCCCGGCGCCCTTCGTCCTGGAGATGTACGGCTACAGCAGCGTGGTGCACCTGGACGTGCGCGAGGCGCGCAACGTGTCCGGCGTGGTGGTGATGCCGGCGCCGAAGGAGCTGGTGCGCTACCGCCACCGCTGGCTGCGCCGCGCGCCGCCGAGCAGCCCGTGCACGCTGTCCTTCGACCACCCGCTGTGGCCGCAGGTGCACGTGAAGCGGCCGGTGCTGGACCTGTCGTATGAGGGCCTGGCCTTCATGACGGAGCCGGGCGAGGACCTGCTGTACCCGGGCCTGCGGCAGCCGGTGCTGGAGGTGGCCATGGACGGCCTGGCCCCGGTGCGGCTACGCGCGGAGGTGCGCAACATCTCCAGCACGGCGACGGGCCGGCGGTGCGGCATGTCGGTGCGGCCGCTGGACGCGCAGGGCGCGAAGGCGTGGCGCGCGCTGGTGGAGGCGCAGATGCACCCCACCACCAAGGTGGAGGGCGAGTGGGGCGACGCCACGTGGAAGCTCTTCGAGCGCTCGGGCTACTTCCGGCTGCCGGGCAAGTCGCCGGAGGACTTCGAGGACGTGCGCCCGACGTACGACGCGACTCAGGCGCGGCTGGAGGGCCGGACGAGCCTGGGCTACCGGGTGGTGCGTCCGGCGGGTGAGATGCTGGAGGCCTCGCTGTCGGTGGCGAAGCCGTACGAGGGCAGCTGGATGACGCACCAGCTCGCGCGCCAGCAGGTGCCGGGCTCGCGCCTCACCGCGAGGGATGCGCTGCGCGACATCTACCTGCGCGGCTACGAGCCCACGCAGGTGGACCCGGACGTGAAGTGGTTCTTCGCCTTCTGCGAGGCGAACGTGCGCTGGGTGCGCTTCACCAAGTTCGACTTCGCGACCTGGTACGAGCACACGGGGCAGACGTGCCTCGTCCCCTTCCGCCTCATGGAGGCCGAGGTGGAGCGGCCGTGGGAGGTGCCGGTGGGCATCGACGTGGGCACGCCCACGGCGGAAGAGCGCGAGCGCTTCTTCGCGCAGGTGTCCAGCACGCGCCCGGTGGCGTACCGCGAGGCGCTGGACCTGGTGCCCGAGCGCTTCGACCTGCTCGCCGCGAAGGCGCAGTGGGGCGAGGCGGGCCTGGGCCGCGAGCGCACGCTGCTGGTGGCGCGGCACGGCGGCCAGCCGGTGGCCTTCGCGGTGGTGGAGTCCGCGCAGCAGGGGCTGAACCTCTTCAACGTGCTGGACGGTGTGCGGCTGGTGTCGCTGGTGGACGACTCGCTGCCCGAGGCGCAGGACGCGCTGGTGGCGCTGCTGTCGCACGCGGCGGACTGGTACCGCGCGCGGGGCCGCAAGGTGTTCGTCCACTACGTCGAGTCGGACAACGTGATGTACGTGGAGCGCGCCGCCCTGGCGGACCTGGGCGAGGGCAAGCTGTGGGTCATCTCCGCCAGCCTGCTGCCCGAGTTCCTCGAGCACCTGCACGAGTCCACCACGCCCCGCGGGGCGTAG
- a CDS encoding ABC transporter ATP-binding protein — MLRALLGRWRSSLRLLRPAHVAADRAKISVAQLGHQYSNKVVALQDVDLNVRSGEFVCLLGPSGCGKSTLLYALAGQVEPTGGTVSIDGKHIHGPGPDRLLMFQEAALFPWLTVRGNITFALAAKGVPRSQRRERADQYIRRVQLTGFEDTLPHQLSGGMKMRASLARALSMDPAVLLMDEPFGSLDAQTRIHMQELLQSIWLRTGKTVVFVTHDVHEALMLGTRVVLMAPRPGRVVRDLEVHLPMPRKPEDAALNEMVRHVRGLLRDVEEPGSVEPSSRRTPSRGTERPALPTQGMPRPAR; from the coding sequence ATGCTCCGCGCGTTACTCGGCCGATGGCGAAGTTCGCTGCGCCTGCTCCGGCCGGCCCACGTGGCGGCGGACCGGGCGAAGATTTCCGTCGCCCAGCTGGGCCACCAGTACTCCAACAAGGTGGTCGCGCTCCAGGACGTGGACCTCAACGTGCGCTCGGGCGAGTTCGTCTGCCTGCTGGGCCCGTCCGGGTGCGGCAAGTCCACGCTCCTCTACGCGCTGGCGGGGCAGGTGGAGCCCACCGGTGGCACCGTGTCCATCGATGGGAAGCACATCCACGGCCCCGGGCCGGACCGGCTGCTGATGTTCCAGGAGGCGGCCCTGTTCCCGTGGCTCACCGTGCGCGGAAACATCACCTTCGCCCTGGCCGCCAAGGGCGTGCCCCGCTCGCAGCGTCGCGAGCGCGCGGACCAGTACATCCGCCGCGTGCAGCTCACCGGCTTCGAGGACACCCTGCCCCACCAGCTCTCCGGCGGCATGAAGATGCGCGCCTCGCTGGCCCGCGCGCTGTCCATGGACCCGGCCGTGCTCCTGATGGACGAGCCCTTCGGCTCGCTGGACGCGCAGACGCGCATCCACATGCAGGAGCTGCTTCAATCCATCTGGCTGCGCACCGGCAAGACGGTGGTGTTCGTCACCCACGACGTGCACGAGGCGCTGATGCTCGGCACGCGCGTGGTCCTCATGGCCCCCCGGCCGGGCCGCGTGGTGCGGGACCTGGAGGTCCACCTGCCCATGCCGCGCAAGCCGGAGGACGCCGCGCTCAACGAGATGGTCCGGCACGTGCGCGGCCTGCTGCGCGACGTGGAGGAGCCCGGAAGCGTGGAGCCCTCCTCCCGGCGCACGCCTTCACGCGGCACCGAGCGTCCCGCCCTGCCCACGCAAGGGATGCCCCGCCCCGCGCGGTGA
- a CDS encoding HAD family hydrolase produces MKMERVEETLERIGQEAARAPGGVLAFDGDGTLWSGDVGDDLFLALLEHGGIRPEAHAALERLGAAHGMTPGLEARELAHQLFAAFEAGRIPEKEIYEMVAWLFAGWRVDAVRAFARDVVARREVKRRLHPETCRVVEWALGRGIPCYVVSASPLAVVEAAVVEVGLNPANVLACTPRVEDGTVLASILEPIPYAAGKVSCLRSRTPDPLYAAFGDNVFDFELLAASRVPVAIRPKPRLRARAPELPSLVQLHPEE; encoded by the coding sequence ATGAAGATGGAGCGCGTGGAGGAGACGCTGGAGCGCATCGGCCAGGAGGCCGCACGGGCGCCCGGCGGAGTGCTGGCGTTCGACGGAGACGGCACGCTGTGGAGCGGAGACGTGGGAGACGACCTCTTCCTCGCCCTGCTGGAGCACGGCGGCATCCGCCCGGAGGCCCACGCGGCGCTGGAGCGGCTGGGCGCGGCCCACGGCATGACGCCGGGCCTGGAGGCTCGCGAGCTGGCGCACCAGCTGTTCGCCGCCTTCGAGGCGGGGCGCATTCCGGAGAAGGAAATCTATGAAATGGTGGCGTGGCTCTTCGCCGGCTGGCGCGTGGACGCCGTGCGCGCCTTCGCCCGCGACGTGGTGGCCCGGCGCGAGGTGAAGCGGCGCCTGCACCCGGAGACGTGCCGCGTGGTGGAGTGGGCACTCGGCCGGGGCATCCCCTGCTACGTGGTCAGCGCGTCACCGCTCGCGGTGGTGGAGGCCGCGGTGGTGGAGGTGGGGCTGAATCCCGCCAACGTGCTCGCGTGCACGCCGCGCGTGGAGGACGGCACGGTGCTGGCCTCCATCCTCGAGCCCATCCCCTACGCGGCGGGCAAGGTGAGCTGCCTGCGCTCCCGCACGCCCGACCCGCTCTACGCGGCCTTCGGCGACAACGTGTTCGACTTCGAGCTGCTCGCGGCCTCTCGCGTCCCGGTGGCCATCCGTCCCAAGCCCCGCCTGCGCGCCCGGGCGCCGGAGCTGCCCTCGCTGGTCCAGCTCCACCCGGAGGAGTGA
- a CDS encoding ABC transporter permease, with protein MKGYIQKLGMFVLLLGSWELVARLGVWSPHLFPGPLTVGKSLLAMVGDGRMAEATLRSLGRLGRAYLMSVAIGVPLGLLMARLSFFRNGVKPFVMGLQALPSICWLPLALLWFGLTDTAILFVVVMGSVLGIAIATEDSVKGVDPQLVRVASTLGVTGLRFQFGVMLPAALPGIVTGLKLGWSFAWRALLAGELLFVSGGLGQLLTVGRELMDVSQVMAVMVAIILIGITVDRVLFQTVEGRLRRRWGLTGTM; from the coding sequence ATGAAGGGCTACATCCAGAAGCTGGGCATGTTCGTGTTGCTGCTGGGAAGCTGGGAGCTGGTGGCGAGGCTGGGCGTCTGGTCGCCCCACCTCTTCCCGGGGCCGCTCACGGTGGGGAAGAGCCTGCTCGCCATGGTCGGCGACGGCCGCATGGCGGAGGCCACGCTGCGCTCGCTGGGACGGCTGGGCCGCGCATACCTCATGTCGGTGGCCATCGGCGTGCCGCTGGGGCTGCTGATGGCGCGCCTGTCCTTCTTCCGCAACGGAGTGAAGCCCTTCGTCATGGGCCTGCAGGCACTGCCCTCCATCTGCTGGCTGCCGCTGGCGCTGCTGTGGTTCGGGCTGACGGACACCGCCATCCTCTTCGTCGTCGTCATGGGCAGCGTGCTGGGCATCGCCATCGCCACCGAGGACAGCGTCAAGGGCGTGGACCCGCAGCTGGTGCGCGTGGCCAGCACCCTGGGCGTGACGGGCCTGCGCTTCCAGTTCGGCGTCATGCTGCCGGCGGCCCTGCCCGGCATCGTCACCGGCCTCAAGCTGGGGTGGAGCTTCGCCTGGCGCGCGCTGCTGGCCGGGGAGCTGCTCTTCGTCTCCGGCGGCCTGGGGCAGCTGCTCACCGTGGGCCGCGAGCTGATGGACGTGTCCCAGGTGATGGCCGTCATGGTGGCCATCATCCTCATCGGGATTACCGTGGACCGTGTCCTCTTCCAGACGGTGGAGGGCCGGCTGCGGCGCCGCTGGGGGCTCACCGGGACGATGTGA